AAACATGCGTTGTCTTGTGCGTTAAACAGCAAAAGATTTGAGGAGATCTCTGGGCACGAAGTTGTGTAATGTAAGCATAAACACTGCGGGGGGTCAACCAGCACTTTAGCAACCCATCCCGTCTGCCTACACTCAAACAATCCGAGTTGTGTGATCTGAGAGCGGTCTGCTTGGAACCGAACAAACACTTTGTTGGTGcgtcactgtctttttcctgttgACCGACCACGTGACCCGTAGAGATtcacttttttgggggggtcaGTCTTAAAGAAATGGGTAAAGGAAGAGTAAACTCAAATCACATGACTCtatttttaagtttttctttcttttctgaacGCACAAAAGCAAAAACCCATGGCAGAGATTTTAACTTTTTGAGCAATGATAGTGTCAGTGTCcagcaaggaaaaaaaactattttatattttgtcatGACCCTACCCACTATTATTGTAATTATCAGTAATAttactacagcagcagcaggtatcGTGTTAACAGGCTTCAGCAGGTCTTCCACAGCAAATAAACTGTTTCTATGCCCGTTCATGCTGCTGGCTTTTCTGTGATGTGATCCAAGCCTGACCTCTAGTGATCAGCTATTGTAATTACACTAGGGCGCCCTAAAAAAACTGTCCACAGGCAGCAGGCGGCTATGTTTTGATTATCCTGGTTCTAGCTCGTCTTGTACTTTCATATAGTTCTGCTTTTACTTCTGAAACAGGCCACATTTTACTTGTAGGGAAATGCACTATAATACAATTCTACAAAGTTGGACCAGTCAGTAGGCTACTGGCTTTATTTCAGGTATTGTTTTGATTAACGTCAACAAACTGAATTCACCCTTTTTCCAGATTATTGGTTTGTGGGATTTTACTCTGCGGTTCTAACTGGCAGAATTTCAGCACCAAGGACAGCGAGGAACATTTGGATGGactgaggagagagacagaagggtGGGAGGGGAGAGTTGGTGAAAGAGTGACTGAGAGattttcagagagagagaacattgGTTGGGATTACGCCGTGTGCATGTTGGACGGGATTACGCATAGCAGCGCAATTCCCTGTGCAGGGCGTTTAGTGTGTTCTTAGTGCTTCCGCGCACGGCATTTCTCCCTCTGATCTGCTCACCACCTGAGCACACAGGCGACCTCCTGCTCCCAGGAATACCGCTTATTCTGGAGATACACTATAGCCTATGGAAACATGGCCGACGTTCCGCAGATTGTCAAAATTGGGATTTCATTGAAGATGCTTCCCAACAACAGCGCGGTTTACTTCAAGTCCGATGGCGCCCGTTTCGGACAGACCAGGACCATCAAGCTGCTGACCGGGTCTAAATACAAAATCGAGGTGGTCGTTAAACCGGGAGCAGTCGAGGCCACGTAGGTAGAATGTGGATTATCCTGACCTGGTCATAGCCCAGACAGCTACACATATTAAGGCAAATTTCACGAGCAGATCATCATATTACATCCAAAAAATGATTGACACTCAATAaggaaaatatgaatattttctcTGTGACAGGGGGCTCTTTCAAAACAGATTCTGCTGTGTTATCAAATGAAATATGCTCCTACAACATGCCTGTTCTCTGCTTCACCTGCTTTCTAGTATTCCTGCAGGTTTCCACAGAGAGCAGCCTAATAGTCTCATTTCTTGACGGATAATTAAAGCCTTAGACATGTGGCTGATTCCTCTAAACACTGCTCTTATCAGATTGACTGAAGAGAAGGCACCTGCGAGATTTTAGGGCTGTATTGGAGTGCAGAAAGAAGTGGACATTCTTCTGTTTTCCAGACTGCCTTTTGTCATATTAGTATCAAACAATCAATGCAGACgaacttttgtcttttttgtctaAAGTGTTGTAATAAAGCGCTCATCCAATCAGAAAGACCAAGCTTAACTCGCGTACAGGATTTTACATGGAGCATTTAAAGGCAGCGTAAACCCCCAATTGGATGCATGTCAAATCCAGCACAGATTAGAAGCGTCattccagtgtgtgtgctttgtgtcACCGCCCTCTTGTGATTTGCCTACAATTCCTGTATTATGTAATGCATGATGTTGTACTTCTAACTCCAAATAAGGATTAGTGTAGTTATATCTAACAGCTATCAGGCTGTGAAACATGCCTGGATGAGCACAGCAGCCCTGGTGTAAAAATAGGTCACACGTGCAATGATGCATAGGAGGTGTTGAAATGAATTTTTGGGACACATGAAtcacagctgctgttgtctatttgtctgtctgtctgttttgttcCCTGCTCCAGGTCAATGAGTTTGGGTGGGGTCACCTTCCCcttggagcagcagtctaaagACCCACAGTCTGTGGTCTATACTGGCCAGTATGACACTGAAGGGGTGGCACACACAAAGAGTGGAGAGAGGCAACCGGTTCAAATCAGCATACAGGTATGGAAATGTAGCCTACTGGAATACATAGCTACTCATTTTCATGATAAAGGGTTATTATTTCTGTTGAACTGCACCAGGTTTAGTGTGGAAGCAGCCCGCAGCTTTCGTGCTGAGGCATTTCATCTTGTAAAAACTCTCTTTGGACGACAGCAGCACTGAACAAGTAAAAGGATTGTATGCATAAAAAAATTCTACTAATATTATCTGTGAGATAAGTTTTTGtccaaaaaatatatttgtttttgatCATATTCAGAATAGGGTTTACATGATCGTCACAGGTTTGATAAGATTTCTGATCACTACACTCTTTACCAGGGAAGTATTTAGAATCTAATGCTGTTAAGAGAATCCCTTCAAGTATTCCATGTAAAACATTCAGGTTTCTCAGTAGGACGTGACCTTCACCTGCTTTCTAAAACCAGCATAGCATGTTTACATGCAACACATGAACAGGATACTAGTGACACATTAGCCTGTTTATactaattttatattttgtacTGAAAAGTTCAGTGGCTAAGAAA
This Parambassis ranga chromosome 15, fParRan2.1, whole genome shotgun sequence DNA region includes the following protein-coding sequences:
- the cnrip1b gene encoding CB1 cannabinoid receptor-interacting protein 1b; this encodes MADVPQIVKIGISLKMLPNNSAVYFKSDGARFGQTRTIKLLTGSKYKIEVVVKPGAVEATSMSLGGVTFPLEQQSKDPQSVVYTGQYDTEGVAHTKSGERQPVQISIQFTEAGMFETVWQVKYYNYNKRDHCQWGNSFNSIEYECKPNDTRTLMWVNKEQFV